In Labilibaculum sp. DW002, one DNA window encodes the following:
- a CDS encoding cytochrome c oxidase subunit 3 family protein translates to MNNHAHIDEHRDDEGAKTGMWIFIFTELLLFGGLFIVYSVYRYLNPMAFHLAAEELDVVVGTVNTVILLVSSMTIAMAITSIQLKNKKLTLILMGVTILLAIIFMVNKYFEWTGKISHGIFPGSEILHQSSQGEILFFGLYYAMTGLHALHIVIGVGFIAYVMWLVKTDDVKHDDYVILENSALYWHLVDLIWIFLFPLFYLIT, encoded by the coding sequence ATGAATAATCACGCCCATATTGACGAACATAGAGACGATGAAGGAGCCAAAACAGGTATGTGGATATTTATCTTCACAGAACTCCTGCTTTTTGGTGGTCTTTTCATAGTCTATTCGGTATACCGTTATTTAAATCCAATGGCATTTCATTTGGCTGCAGAAGAGCTGGATGTTGTCGTTGGAACTGTGAATACAGTTATTCTCTTGGTTAGTAGTATGACAATTGCGATGGCAATTACTTCTATACAGCTGAAGAATAAAAAACTCACTTTGATATTAATGGGAGTTACCATTCTTTTGGCAATCATTTTCATGGTGAATAAGTATTTTGAGTGGACAGGAAAAATCTCTCATGGCATATTTCCAGGGAGTGAAATACTGCATCAAAGCAGCCAGGGCGAAATCTTATTTTTTGGTTTGTATTATGCTATGACAGGACTACATGCCTTGCATATTGTAATTGGTGTTGGTTTTATTGCTTATGTCATGTGGTTAGTTAAAACCGATGATGTTAAGCATGATGATTATGTGATACTCGAAAATAGTGCCCTGTATTGGCATTTAGTCGATTTGATTTGGATATTCTTATTCCCATTATTTTATCTAATCACCTAA
- a CDS encoding cytochrome C oxidase subunit IV family protein produces the protein MEKEAHTHIVKYSTYIYVLIALLFMTFLSVAVTGIELGPYTVSAALLLASIKSILVLLIFMHLKFDKKFYGIMVASVFILLACVIIVTFLDYLYR, from the coding sequence ATGGAAAAAGAAGCACATACACACATCGTAAAGTATAGTACATATATCTATGTATTAATTGCTCTACTTTTTATGACATTCCTTTCTGTAGCAGTTACAGGAATTGAGTTAGGACCTTATACTGTTTCGGCAGCTTTACTACTTGCGAGTATAAAATCCATATTGGTACTACTCATTTTTATGCATTTAAAATTCGACAAGAAATTTTACGGCATCATGGTAGCTAGTGTATTCATTCTGCTGGCTTGTGTTATTATCGTTACATTTTTAGACTACTTATACCGATAG
- the coxB gene encoding cytochrome c oxidase subunit II — translation MFSKEMADASNFVQGVDTSFMVIFGIISFFLVGITATMIYFVFRYRKSKHPKAKQIHGNNMLEIIWTLIPTVLVMVMFYYGWMGYKPMKEVPDDAFTIKSIGRMWNWQFEYENGKRTDTLYVPKDRAVKLDLVALDVLHSLYIPAFRLKQDLVPGKEEFMWFIAGREGNFDLFCTEYCGLSHSSMTTSVVVMAEDEFDKWYIDTTTVAPVISDKPGALGLRIVQKNGCLACHSLDGSKIVGPTWKGLYGRMETVKSKGQTREQIVDSAYVINSIYNPNDDIVDGYNKGLMLSYKNDLTEEDIGEIIEFMKTLKE, via the coding sequence ATGTTTTCAAAAGAAATGGCTGACGCATCCAATTTTGTTCAAGGAGTAGATACTTCCTTTATGGTCATATTTGGAATAATTTCATTTTTTCTAGTTGGAATTACTGCGACTATGATTTATTTCGTTTTCCGATATAGAAAATCGAAGCATCCGAAAGCAAAGCAAATTCATGGTAATAATATGCTTGAGATTATTTGGACGCTTATACCAACCGTTCTGGTAATGGTCATGTTTTATTACGGCTGGATGGGATATAAACCTATGAAAGAGGTTCCTGACGATGCCTTTACAATCAAAAGTATTGGTCGTATGTGGAATTGGCAATTTGAGTATGAAAATGGTAAGAGGACAGATACACTCTATGTACCTAAAGATCGTGCCGTAAAGCTTGATTTAGTAGCTTTAGATGTGTTGCATAGTCTTTATATTCCTGCATTCCGGTTGAAGCAAGATTTGGTTCCCGGGAAAGAGGAATTTATGTGGTTTATAGCTGGGAGAGAAGGTAATTTTGATTTATTCTGTACCGAATATTGTGGTTTGTCTCATTCCTCAATGACCACTTCGGTTGTTGTTATGGCAGAAGATGAGTTTGATAAGTGGTATATAGATACGACAACAGTGGCTCCTGTTATTTCTGATAAACCCGGAGCCCTAGGACTACGTATTGTACAGAAAAATGGTTGTTTAGCCTGTCATTCTTTGGATGGGTCTAAAATTGTTGGTCCAACTTGGAAAGGGCTATACGGTAGAATGGAAACCGTAAAATCTAAAGGACAAACCAGAGAGCAAATTGTTGACAGTGCTTATGTGATCAATTCCATTTACAACCCTAATGATGACATTGTAGACGGTTATAACAAAGGCTTGATGCTTTCCTATAAAAATGATCTTACTGAAGAAGATATCGGTGAAATTATTGAGTTCATGAAAACTCTTAAAGAATAA
- a CDS encoding protoheme IX farnesyltransferase has protein sequence MSISSKISTLAELGKAKIATPIAFSCLTGFLLYSQEFSMNLFYVVIGIFLIVAGASALNHIQEHKKDALMNRTKFRPIPSGKISISEAVKWAVFFLLSGCGLLILGGSAESLWISIFSIFWYNLVYTPLKQHSAFAVVPGALSGAFPPVIGYVAAGGHMFDFPILALGFFFFIGQIPHFWLLLLLYGEDYKKGGFKVLTDVFSVKQIHNITLIWMLATIMVALLLPVFDVLSSKIIIWSLLAISLWIIPNSFILLKNYDRITVRKLFLRLNLYFLIIMIMISIDSLLV, from the coding sequence ATGAGTATATCCTCGAAAATATCGACTCTTGCCGAATTGGGAAAAGCAAAAATAGCTACTCCTATTGCCTTTTCTTGCCTTACGGGATTTCTTTTGTATTCGCAGGAATTCTCAATGAATTTATTTTACGTTGTAATTGGTATTTTCTTAATTGTCGCAGGAGCTTCTGCCTTAAATCACATACAAGAGCACAAGAAAGATGCACTGATGAACAGAACCAAGTTCAGACCAATTCCTTCTGGAAAAATTAGCATTTCAGAGGCTGTAAAATGGGCCGTTTTCTTTCTCCTTTCGGGATGTGGATTGTTGATTCTTGGAGGATCGGCAGAAAGTTTATGGATTTCTATCTTTTCAATTTTCTGGTACAATCTGGTTTATACTCCTTTAAAACAACATTCTGCTTTTGCAGTTGTTCCTGGAGCACTTAGTGGTGCTTTTCCTCCAGTGATTGGTTATGTTGCTGCTGGTGGTCACATGTTCGACTTTCCCATTTTGGCATTAGGCTTTTTCTTTTTTATAGGACAAATACCGCATTTTTGGCTTCTTCTACTTCTCTATGGTGAAGATTACAAAAAAGGAGGTTTTAAAGTCCTTACAGACGTCTTTAGCGTGAAACAAATACACAACATCACATTAATTTGGATGTTGGCTACCATTATGGTTGCCTTACTACTTCCCGTTTTTGATGTACTGTCCTCAAAAATTATTATTTGGTCTTTATTAGCAATTTCGCTTTGGATCATTCCCAATAGTTTTATCCTATTAAAAAATTATGATAGAATAACGGTTCGCAAATTATTTTTACGCTTGAATCTCTATTTTTTGATTATCATGATCATGATAAGTATTGATAGTTTATTAGTCTAG
- a CDS encoding cation transporter has protein sequence MKRFFIIIFALALFTACQSNTKKAESESKAETTQVVELQELELTVTGMTCSGCENTVKNGLKQIDGVVEVQASHKNSKVTIKVEKDKVSREEIAQQIETIGYNVEK, from the coding sequence ATGAAACGATTTTTTATTATAATTTTTGCACTAGCTCTTTTTACCGCTTGCCAATCGAATACTAAAAAAGCAGAAAGTGAATCAAAAGCTGAAACTACTCAAGTTGTGGAATTGCAAGAACTAGAATTGACAGTAACTGGAATGACTTGTAGTGGCTGCGAAAACACCGTTAAAAATGGATTGAAACAAATAGATGGTGTTGTTGAAGTACAAGCTTCTCACAAAAATAGTAAGGTAACTATCAAAGTAGAAAAAGATAAAGTTAGCCGAGAAGAAATTGCACAACAAATTGAAACCATAGGCTATAATGTAGAAAAATAG
- a CDS encoding c-type cytochrome: MRKINLYFSVLLVVMLLLSSCDKDRNHPGYSYFPDMMDSRAFEPYSQNPNFEDGLSVRLPAEGTIPREMIPYHFEKTPEERVWAGENIVNMVDMTSEDVQRGKELFEIYCINCHGEMGDGQGFLFTSGKYPYPPKSLVTDVMKQTPRGEIFHVITVGFGVMGAHGAQIKQEDRWKIIEYIKVDLQGN; encoded by the coding sequence ATGCGTAAAATCAACTTATATTTTAGTGTTTTATTGGTAGTTATGCTTCTTTTATCTTCTTGTGATAAAGATCGTAATCATCCAGGCTATTCTTATTTTCCAGATATGATGGATTCTAGAGCTTTTGAACCATATTCTCAAAACCCAAATTTTGAAGATGGTTTAAGTGTTCGTTTGCCAGCTGAAGGAACAATTCCTCGTGAGATGATTCCTTATCATTTTGAGAAAACTCCAGAAGAAAGAGTCTGGGCAGGAGAGAATATCGTAAACATGGTAGATATGACAAGTGAAGATGTACAAAGAGGTAAAGAGCTTTTTGAGATTTATTGTATCAATTGTCATGGAGAAATGGGAGATGGACAAGGCTTTTTGTTTACAAGTGGGAAATATCCATATCCTCCAAAGAGTTTAGTAACGGATGTAATGAAACAAACACCAAGAGGAGAGATATTTCACGTTATTACCGTTGGTTTTGGTGTTATGGGAGCCCATGGAGCTCAGATCAAACAAGAAGACAGATGGAAGATTATTGAGTACATCAAAGTTGATCTGCAAGGGAATTAA
- a CDS encoding quinol:cytochrome C oxidoreductase — translation MDNNYTFSRKTKITLLTVGGGGLFLLLLGYFIEAPNGQRFWTNFLINNLFFLFIALFGGVFQALHKIAYSGWHTALQRIPEALASFLPISAILMFLLYFGMHDIYHWSHEGLNDPILEAKSAYLNIPFFFIRMAIYFGIWIWLTRLLRNNSLQQDLSTDIKYYKKGKVLAALFMVFFAISSSTMSWDWLMSIDAHWYSTLYGWFIFIGLFVSGIATIILFISFLKSKGNLEFINKEHIHDMGKYLFAFSIFWMYLWFSQYLLIWYSHIPEETAYFAPRLNDHTILFFTILVLNFVVPFLGLMTRDSKRNLKWLSVMAVVVLIGQWLNLYLLVIPGTIGKTAQIGITEIGFICVFLAGFLFVVFKSMAKVPLLSKNDPLLEESFHYET, via the coding sequence ATGGATAACAATTATACTTTTTCCCGAAAAACAAAAATTACCTTACTCACAGTTGGAGGTGGAGGATTATTCCTGCTCTTGCTTGGGTATTTTATTGAAGCGCCTAATGGGCAGCGGTTTTGGACCAATTTTTTAATCAACAACCTGTTTTTCTTATTTATCGCACTGTTTGGTGGCGTATTTCAGGCTTTGCATAAAATTGCTTATTCGGGATGGCATACAGCATTGCAAAGAATACCAGAAGCTTTAGCGTCTTTTTTGCCAATATCAGCAATTCTAATGTTCTTATTGTATTTCGGAATGCACGATATTTATCATTGGTCGCATGAGGGATTAAACGATCCTATTTTAGAGGCGAAATCTGCTTACCTTAACATTCCATTCTTTTTTATTCGAATGGCGATCTATTTTGGAATATGGATTTGGTTGACACGATTACTGCGCAATAATTCCTTGCAACAAGATTTATCTACTGATATCAAGTATTATAAAAAAGGAAAAGTTCTAGCGGCTTTATTCATGGTATTCTTTGCCATATCAAGTTCTACTATGAGTTGGGATTGGCTAATGTCTATAGATGCACATTGGTACAGTACGCTTTACGGATGGTTCATTTTTATTGGACTTTTTGTAAGTGGAATTGCTACAATTATTCTTTTCATAAGCTTTTTAAAATCGAAGGGTAACTTGGAATTCATAAACAAGGAGCACATTCACGACATGGGAAAGTACCTTTTTGCATTTAGTATTTTCTGGATGTATTTGTGGTTTTCTCAGTATCTGTTAATCTGGTACAGTCATATTCCAGAGGAAACGGCTTACTTTGCTCCACGACTTAACGATCATACCATACTGTTTTTTACGATTCTAGTCCTTAATTTTGTAGTTCCATTTTTAGGATTAATGACTCGGGATTCTAAGCGAAATTTAAAATGGTTGTCGGTTATGGCAGTGGTTGTCTTAATTGGTCAATGGTTGAATTTATATTTATTGGTAATTCCAGGAACAATTGGAAAAACCGCTCAAATAGGAATAACCGAAATAGGATTTATTTGTGTGTTCTTAGCTGGATTTTTGTTTGTGGTATTTAAGTCGATGGCTAAAGTGCCGTTATTAAGTAAAAATGATCCACTATTGGAAGAAAGTTTCCATTACGAAACCTGA
- a CDS encoding DUF3341 domain-containing protein, translated as MRRYISAYFTDEQNLLRATKDLRDQELSIQDVLTPFPVHGLDHALGYKRSNLPAVAFVCGAIGLVLAFGFQTWAFVVDYPLFIGGKPHFAIPAFIPITFEVTVLFAAFGMATAFFISSKLGPGANNVIHDERITDDRFVIIVDLDEDGNHEATIKSILEKEDAKNIQVKEIEK; from the coding sequence ATGAGAAGATATATTTCAGCCTATTTTACAGATGAGCAGAATCTTCTTCGTGCTACAAAAGATTTAAGAGATCAGGAATTATCCATACAGGATGTATTGACTCCATTTCCAGTTCATGGATTGGATCATGCTTTAGGATACAAGCGCTCAAATTTACCAGCGGTAGCATTTGTTTGTGGGGCGATAGGTTTGGTTTTAGCATTTGGTTTTCAAACCTGGGCTTTTGTGGTTGACTACCCCCTTTTTATTGGAGGTAAACCTCATTTTGCTATTCCGGCATTCATCCCTATCACCTTTGAAGTAACAGTGCTATTTGCTGCTTTTGGAATGGCAACGGCCTTTTTCATTAGTTCGAAATTAGGTCCTGGCGCTAATAATGTCATTCACGATGAAAGAATTACGGATGACCGTTTTGTGATCATAGTTGATTTGGATGAGGATGGGAATCATGAAGCAACAATAAAGAGCATACTTGAAAAGGAAGATGCCAAGAATATACAAGTTAAGGAGATTGAAAAGTAA
- the nrfD gene encoding NrfD/PsrC family molybdoenzyme membrane anchor subunit, translated as MYVSPIREPLIKGNKTYSQITKDIAAPIEGKPGKAWYMGISLSLSAMFLGLAMMGWTIWEGIGTWGLNRTIGWGWGITNFVWWVGIGHAGTFISAILLLFRQKWRTSINRSAEAMTIFAVLCAGLFPLIHMGRPLLAFFVFPYPNTRDLWVNFNSPLLWDVFAISTYLLVSLLFWYMGLIPDIGTMRDRVKSKAKKFIYGLLSFGWTGSVKHWQRHEKLSLILAGLAAPLVLSVHSIVSADFATSIIPGWHTTIFPPYFVAGAIFSGFAMVLTLLIVTRKVLNLENYITLAHIESMNKIIIATGSIVGIAYLTELFISWYSGVEYEQYAFLNRAAGPYWWAYAIMMTCNVISPQLLWFRKLRRNLVFTFILSIFINIGMWFERFVIIVTSLHRDYLPSSWSMYKPTLVEVGIFVGTLGLFFTCFLLFIRAFPVIAIAEVKTVVKSSGEKEIKNETL; from the coding sequence ATGTACGTATCTCCAATTCGAGAACCTCTTATAAAAGGAAACAAAACTTATAGCCAAATCACCAAGGATATTGCAGCTCCAATTGAGGGTAAGCCCGGGAAAGCGTGGTATATGGGTATAAGCTTAAGTTTATCTGCCATGTTTTTAGGCCTTGCCATGATGGGATGGACCATTTGGGAAGGTATTGGAACCTGGGGGCTCAACCGAACCATTGGTTGGGGTTGGGGTATCACTAATTTTGTTTGGTGGGTAGGTATTGGTCACGCAGGAACTTTTATTTCAGCTATCCTCCTACTCTTCCGCCAAAAGTGGAGAACAAGTATCAATCGCTCTGCAGAGGCAATGACCATTTTTGCTGTATTGTGTGCGGGCTTATTCCCTTTAATTCACATGGGGCGACCTCTTTTAGCATTTTTTGTATTCCCTTATCCTAATACCCGCGATTTGTGGGTGAATTTTAATTCTCCTCTTCTTTGGGATGTTTTTGCAATCTCTACCTATCTCTTGGTTTCTCTTCTATTCTGGTATATGGGATTAATTCCTGATATAGGAACCATGAGAGATAGAGTTAAGTCAAAAGCTAAAAAATTCATTTATGGTTTACTTAGTTTTGGTTGGACCGGTTCGGTCAAGCATTGGCAACGTCACGAAAAACTCAGTTTAATATTAGCTGGTTTAGCTGCACCTCTTGTCCTTTCGGTACACAGTATTGTAAGTGCTGACTTTGCAACTTCAATTATTCCTGGTTGGCATACAACAATATTCCCTCCCTATTTTGTTGCAGGAGCCATCTTTTCTGGCTTTGCGATGGTACTGACTCTATTGATTGTTACACGTAAAGTTCTCAATTTGGAGAACTACATCACATTGGCTCATATTGAGTCTATGAATAAGATTATTATTGCCACGGGATCAATTGTAGGTATAGCTTATTTGACCGAATTATTTATCTCTTGGTATTCTGGAGTCGAGTATGAACAATACGCCTTTTTAAATCGAGCGGCAGGACCATATTGGTGGGCTTACGCAATAATGATGACATGTAATGTGATTTCACCTCAACTGCTTTGGTTTAGAAAATTGAGACGAAACCTTGTCTTCACTTTTATACTATCCATATTCATAAATATCGGAATGTGGTTCGAACGATTTGTTATTATCGTAACCTCTTTACATCGTGATTATCTACCTTCAAGTTGGTCTATGTATAAACCAACTCTTGTTGAGGTTGGAATCTTTGTAGGAACACTAGGCTTATTCTTCACTTGTTTCTTATTATTTATTCGTGCATTCCCTGTAATTGCTATTGCCGAGGTTAAAACTGTTGTTAAGAGTTCCGGAGAAAAAGAAATTAAAAACGAAACGCTATGA
- a CDS encoding 4Fe-4S dicluster domain-containing protein, giving the protein MKKHWKSLAERKNGSDKPVEKSIPKGNLEQMLDIFENGNDKSQSNRRDFLKLCGYSLAISTVLASCENSVQKAIPYLIKPEEITPGKANYYASSYVNGSDYCSILIKTREGRPIKIEGNDLSGVTHGGTSARVQASILGLYDTGRYKNPLSGDKKLSWNDLDKTVVDQLNKLKDNKEEVVLLTPTIYSPSTKSVIEGFLKVYPNLKWVQYDNRSASALLKANEMCFGKAGISDYRFDKADLVVSFDADFLGNWLMPVEHIRQYAKKRKLSDGNTNMSRHIQFESRMSLTGSNADFRIPVKASEHALLIAQLYNEVLKIKGKETYTIATASADIVELAKELWGNKGKSLVVAGDNDLNIQLVINALNYELENYGNTLRTDKQILTKQAIDSDMEDLLSELKSGKVKALLSYGVNPVYDYYKGEEFGKAIEKVPFSISLDLAPNETSVLFKNVAPDNHFIESWNDVEAKSSRYSLMQPGIRPLFDTRQFQSTLLAWSGSDLDYLKFIKKYWEENFYALQNKYPNFTTFWNHTLQQGVFEPSTSVAKVQFKMPDITNVMAMAAQKVESSGLDLQIYESVALGDGQMANNPWLQEMPDPISKICWDNYLNISPKQAKEMELELGDVVELNNGETYPIYILPGQAYNTLAISLGYGRTVCGVVGKNVGKNVAALANLKKEHRSDFVSGIEIKKTEEKYDFAMTQTHHSMEGRAIVREANLDEYKKNPKAGNDHKHKYKNAGIYKEPEFPNHHWGLAIDLNACIGCGACTIACQAENNVPIVGKKEVIRAHEMSWIRIDRYFSGDENKPGVVFQPVMCQHCDNAPCENVCPVAATNHSSEGLNQMIYNRCIGTRYCGNNCPYKVRRFNWYDYTQADSIPNNLHDPAGLTSDLSRMVLNPDVTIRAKGVIEKCSMCVQRIQEGKLNAKLKGRKVKDGEIKTACQQTCPSGAILFGDLNDKSSELFKVTSSGRNYHLLEEIHTLPSVSYLTKIRNKKS; this is encoded by the coding sequence ATGAAGAAACATTGGAAAAGCCTTGCCGAACGTAAGAATGGATCGGATAAACCTGTCGAAAAAAGCATACCGAAAGGGAATCTGGAACAAATGCTTGATATATTTGAAAATGGGAATGACAAATCGCAATCTAATCGTCGTGATTTTTTAAAGCTTTGCGGATATAGCTTGGCAATAAGTACAGTTCTTGCTAGTTGCGAGAATTCGGTACAAAAAGCCATTCCCTATTTAATAAAACCAGAAGAAATAACGCCAGGGAAAGCGAATTACTATGCATCATCATATGTGAATGGTAGCGACTATTGTAGCATCTTAATTAAGACAAGAGAAGGTCGTCCGATTAAAATTGAGGGGAACGATTTATCGGGAGTAACACATGGAGGAACTAGCGCGAGAGTACAAGCATCAATCTTGGGTTTGTATGATACTGGAAGATATAAAAATCCGTTAAGCGGAGATAAGAAATTGTCTTGGAATGACTTGGATAAAACGGTTGTCGATCAGTTGAATAAATTGAAAGATAATAAAGAGGAAGTTGTTTTACTCACACCAACAATTTACAGTCCATCTACCAAATCAGTAATAGAAGGTTTTCTAAAAGTTTATCCAAATCTAAAATGGGTACAATACGATAATCGATCAGCTTCAGCTTTACTTAAGGCAAATGAAATGTGTTTTGGGAAAGCAGGAATTTCCGATTACCGTTTCGATAAAGCTGATCTTGTAGTGAGCTTTGATGCTGATTTTCTTGGAAATTGGTTAATGCCGGTAGAACACATTCGTCAGTACGCTAAAAAACGCAAATTAAGCGATGGCAATACAAATATGTCGCGACACATACAGTTCGAGTCGCGAATGTCTTTAACAGGAAGTAATGCCGATTTTAGAATTCCAGTAAAAGCTTCAGAACATGCCTTGCTGATTGCACAATTATACAATGAGGTATTAAAAATAAAAGGGAAAGAAACTTATACTATTGCTACCGCTTCCGCGGATATTGTAGAGTTGGCAAAAGAACTTTGGGGGAATAAAGGAAAATCTCTTGTTGTAGCAGGCGATAATGATTTGAACATTCAACTTGTGATTAATGCACTTAATTACGAGCTAGAAAATTATGGCAATACGCTTCGCACGGATAAGCAAATTTTAACCAAGCAAGCAATTGATTCTGATATGGAAGACTTGCTATCTGAACTAAAATCAGGTAAAGTTAAAGCTTTGTTGTCTTATGGCGTAAATCCTGTTTATGATTATTATAAGGGAGAAGAATTTGGAAAGGCTATTGAAAAAGTACCTTTCTCAATTTCATTGGATTTAGCACCAAATGAAACAAGTGTTTTGTTTAAGAACGTGGCTCCTGACAATCATTTTATAGAGAGTTGGAACGATGTTGAGGCGAAATCGAGTCGCTATAGTTTAATGCAACCAGGTATTCGACCTTTATTCGATACTCGACAGTTTCAATCTACATTATTAGCCTGGTCTGGTTCCGATTTAGATTACTTAAAATTCATAAAGAAATATTGGGAAGAGAATTTTTATGCTCTTCAAAACAAATACCCAAATTTTACGACTTTCTGGAATCATACTTTACAGCAAGGTGTTTTTGAGCCAAGTACAAGCGTGGCTAAAGTTCAGTTTAAAATGCCTGATATCACAAATGTGATGGCAATGGCAGCCCAAAAGGTAGAATCTTCAGGTTTGGATCTTCAAATCTACGAAAGTGTTGCATTAGGCGATGGTCAAATGGCAAATAATCCTTGGCTGCAAGAAATGCCTGATCCTATAAGTAAAATTTGTTGGGATAACTACCTCAATATTTCGCCTAAGCAAGCCAAAGAGATGGAGCTCGAGTTAGGTGATGTAGTTGAGCTAAATAATGGAGAAACATACCCAATATACATATTGCCAGGCCAGGCGTACAATACACTTGCTATTTCATTGGGATATGGTAGAACTGTTTGTGGAGTGGTTGGTAAGAATGTTGGTAAAAATGTTGCAGCATTAGCTAATCTTAAAAAGGAACATCGAAGTGATTTTGTAAGTGGTATTGAAATTAAAAAAACGGAAGAGAAGTATGACTTTGCGATGACTCAGACTCACCATTCCATGGAAGGAAGAGCTATCGTCAGAGAAGCTAATCTTGATGAATACAAAAAAAATCCTAAGGCAGGAAATGACCACAAACATAAATATAAGAATGCTGGCATTTATAAGGAACCCGAATTCCCAAATCATCATTGGGGCCTAGCCATTGACTTAAACGCTTGTATAGGATGTGGTGCTTGTACCATTGCCTGTCAGGCAGAAAATAATGTGCCTATTGTAGGAAAAAAGGAAGTCATTCGTGCACACGAAATGTCATGGATCAGAATCGACCGCTATTTCTCAGGAGATGAAAACAAACCAGGTGTCGTTTTTCAGCCTGTGATGTGTCAACATTGCGACAACGCTCCTTGCGAAAATGTGTGTCCTGTAGCGGCAACCAATCACAGCAGTGAGGGGTTAAATCAAATGATTTATAACAGATGTATTGGAACTCGCTATTGCGGAAACAACTGCCCTTATAAAGTAAGACGCTTTAATTGGTATGATTATACTCAAGCAGATTCAATACCAAACAATCTTCACGATCCGGCTGGCCTGACATCAGATTTGAGCCGTATGGTTCTTAATCCTGATGTAACAATAAGAGCCAAAGGTGTTATTGAAAAATGCTCGATGTGTGTACAACGAATTCAGGAAGGAAAACTGAATGCCAAACTTAAAGGTAGAAAAGTAAAGGATGGGGAAATTAAAACAGCCTGTCAGCAAACTTGTCCTTCTGGTGCTATACTATTTGGAGACTTAAACGATAAATCGAGTGAATTATTCAAAGTCACATCAAGCGGAAGGAATTACCATTTGTTGGAGGAAATTCACACACTTCCATCTGTTAGCTACCTGACAAAAATTAGAAATAAGAAGAGTTAA